One genomic window of Streptomyces sp. NBC_01276 includes the following:
- a CDS encoding response regulator transcription factor has protein sequence MIENIQETVSLLSRREREVLVHLAEGDTYCKIARRMGLSVHTVDTYLRRIRGKTGATTRVQMAFLAMCAAQTTAPISSTVPESRDLAA, from the coding sequence ATGATCGAGAACATTCAGGAAACCGTTTCCCTCCTGTCCCGGCGCGAGCGCGAGGTCCTCGTGCATCTGGCCGAAGGCGACACCTATTGCAAAATAGCCCGCCGCATGGGACTCAGCGTCCATACCGTCGACACCTATCTGCGCCGCATCCGTGGAAAGACGGGTGCCACCACGCGCGTTCAGATGGCATTCCTCGCGATGTGCGCGGCGCAGACGACCGCGCCCATCTCCTCGACGGTCCCGGAATCCCGTGACTTGGCCGCGTGA
- a CDS encoding methyltransferase produces MTSAQPVVDLMWAHWKTKTLLSALETGVFGELAAGPLETGELAARTGVHERVAPDFFDALVALGLLERHGAHYSNSPAAGTYLDPARSEAYLGGGFVDRSTGLADDLTRVLRSGEALNGAHTGRDYYEAVYRTTGSVRSFQRDMTALSIDSAQAIAEEFPWHDYGSLADIGCAEGALSTRVLLRHPHLTATGFDLPPTRDGFLAYTGAHGLTERQVFAEGDFFQDDLPRADVIVFGHVLHNWDLETKKLLLRKAYEALPPGGAVLVYETLIDDERRDNAIGLILSLIMHMEVPEGFDYTGADCTAWMRECGFRDTRVRHLAGPESMVVGIKPAPGE; encoded by the coding sequence ATGACGTCCGCACAACCGGTGGTCGACCTCATGTGGGCGCACTGGAAGACGAAGACCCTGCTGAGCGCACTCGAAACGGGCGTGTTCGGCGAACTCGCCGCAGGCCCCCTCGAAACCGGTGAACTGGCGGCGCGCACCGGGGTCCACGAACGCGTCGCCCCCGACTTCTTCGACGCGCTCGTGGCCCTCGGACTCCTGGAACGCCACGGCGCGCACTACTCCAACTCCCCGGCCGCCGGCACCTACCTGGACCCGGCCAGGAGCGAGGCCTACCTCGGCGGCGGCTTCGTCGACCGGAGCACAGGCCTGGCCGACGACCTCACCCGGGTCCTGCGCTCGGGCGAGGCCCTGAACGGCGCCCACACCGGCCGGGACTACTACGAGGCGGTCTACCGGACCACCGGCTCCGTCCGCTCCTTCCAGCGCGACATGACGGCACTGAGCATCGACTCGGCACAGGCGATCGCCGAGGAGTTCCCCTGGCACGACTACGGCTCGCTCGCCGACATCGGCTGCGCCGAAGGGGCACTGTCCACCCGGGTCCTGCTCCGCCACCCCCACCTCACCGCCACCGGATTCGACCTGCCGCCCACCCGGGACGGCTTCCTCGCCTACACCGGGGCGCACGGACTGACGGAACGCCAGGTCTTCGCGGAGGGGGACTTCTTCCAGGACGACCTGCCCCGGGCCGACGTGATCGTGTTCGGCCACGTCCTGCACAACTGGGACCTGGAGACCAAGAAACTCCTGCTGCGCAAGGCGTACGAGGCCCTGCCCCCCGGCGGCGCCGTCCTCGTCTACGAGACCCTGATCGACGACGAGCGGCGCGACAACGCCATCGGCCTGATCCTCAGCCTCATCATGCACATGGAAGTGCCGGAAGGGTTCGACTACACCGGCGCCGACTGCACCGCCTGGATGCGGGAATGCGGATTCCGCGACACCCGGGTCCGCCACCTCGCCGGCCCCGAATCGATGGTGGTCGGCATCAAGCCCGCACCGGGCGAGTGA
- a CDS encoding sugar O-acetyltransferase, with amino-acid sequence MDEIKGRMAGGEPYLANDPALRPYRKRCENLLDRFNATALADQGERDRILRELLGAVAPGVRVVPRLLCEFGFFIEIGERSRINFDAVLLDCAPITIGADVRMGPRCQLYTANHPHSAELRHGMWETAKPIAIGDGAWLGGGVIVLPGVTIGANTVVGAGSVVAKDLPAGVVAVGNPARVVREAL; translated from the coding sequence CTGGACGAGATCAAGGGCCGCATGGCGGGGGGAGAGCCCTACCTGGCCAACGACCCCGCCCTGCGCCCCTACCGCAAACGCTGCGAGAACCTCCTGGACCGGTTCAACGCCACCGCGCTCGCGGACCAGGGCGAGCGCGACCGGATCCTCCGGGAGCTGCTCGGAGCCGTGGCACCGGGGGTGCGGGTGGTGCCCCGGCTCCTGTGTGAATTCGGGTTCTTCATCGAGATCGGGGAACGCTCCCGGATCAACTTCGACGCGGTCCTCCTCGACTGTGCGCCGATCACCATCGGCGCCGACGTCCGCATGGGACCGCGCTGCCAGCTGTACACCGCCAACCATCCGCACTCCGCCGAACTGCGCCACGGCATGTGGGAAACCGCGAAACCGATCGCCATCGGCGACGGTGCCTGGCTCGGCGGGGGCGTCATCGTGCTGCCCGGCGTCACCATCGGCGCCAATACGGTCGTGGGCGCCGGCAGTGTCGTCGCCAAGGACCTGCCGGCCGGCGTCGTCGCCGTGGGGAACCCCGCGCGCGTCGTCCGGGAGGCGCTCTGA